One stretch of Archocentrus centrarchus isolate MPI-CPG fArcCen1 chromosome 5, fArcCen1, whole genome shotgun sequence DNA includes these proteins:
- the sirt4 gene encoding NAD-dependent protein lipoamidase sirtuin-4, mitochondrial isoform X2: protein MMRLVLAPHTAPLRRASSVPAGLLNFVPACSTIDAHSLELLQDFVSRARRLFVITGAGLSTESGIPDYRSEGVGLYARTDRRPMQYAEFVRSAKSRQRYWARNFVGWPQFSSHQPNSAHKALQRWEERGKLHWLVTQNVDALHSKAGQKRLTELHGCAHRVTCLGCGAISAREELQRQFLSLNPEWRAQAGAVAPDGDVFLEDEQVLSFRVPSCEDCGGILKPEVTFFGDTVNKATVQFVHERLAESDAVLVVGSSLQVYSGYRFLLAARDRKMLVAILNIGPTRADHLAELKVSGRCGEVLSFIQPR from the exons ATGATGAGATTGGTTCTTGCTCCACACACAGCACCTTTAAGGAGAGCCTCGTCAGTCCCTGCAGGTCTGCTGAATTTTGTCCCCGCCTGCAGCACCATCGATGCCCACTCACTGGAGCTTCTACAGGACTTTGTGAGCCGAGCCAGACGCCTGTTTGTCATCACCGGGGCGGGTCTGTCCACGGAGTCGGGCATCCCTGATTACCGATCGGAGGGCGTCGGGCTGTACGCACGCACTGACAGGCGACCCATGCAGTATGCAGAGTTTGTCCGCAGCGCAAAGTCCCGTCAGCGCTACTGGGCCAGAAACTTTGTCGGGTGGCCGCAGTTTTCCTCACACCAGCCGAACTCTGCACACAAGGCCCTGCAGCGGTGGGAGGAGAGGGGCAAGCTGCACTGGCTGGTTACACAGAATGTGGACGCTCTTCACTCCAAGGCAGGGCAGAAAAGACTTACAGAGCTCCACGGCTGCGCCCACAG GGTGACGTGCCTTGGCTGTGGTGCCATCTCAGCACGGGAGGAGCTGCAGAGACAATTTCTCTCTTTAAACCCAGAATGGCGAGCTCAGGCGGGCGCTGTGGCCCCGGACGGCGATGTCTTCTTGGAGGACGAGCAGGTCCTCAGTTTCAGAGTTCCCTCCTGTGAAGACTGCGGAGGGATACTGAAGCCTGAGGTCACGTTTTTTGGAGACACTGTGAACAAAGCAACTGTGCAGTTTGTGCACGAAAGGCTGGCCGAGTCAGACGCGGTGCTCGTCGTGGGGTCATCGTTACAg GTGTACTCTGGATACAGGTTTTTACTGGCAGCGAGGGATAGGAAGATGCTAGTCGCCATCCTGAACATAGGGCCCACCAGAGCAGACCACCTGGCTGAGCTCAAAGTGAGTGGCCGCTGCGGGGAAGTGCTGTCATTCATTCAGCCCCGCTGA
- the c5h1orf74 gene encoding UPF0739 protein C1orf74 homolog, whose product MSTSELFVSAARKCLSAGRKSLSIPQSLDLAVQVSAVDLGLKPAILYDSNGACAEQVQRYLNSLQSLQLVSKSLLTLDLNGNILIVNPATVRSNLEQVLHDGSSVAVIDVCHSQETPTIADPLRGELKGIIRDLLLLLGGVQQLDDAERLLSAGEKCEEWNLCTVFGLLLGYPVTYWFDHTKSFDNCLSMTPLVVVTASATWQEDTAAHRCCLYSFSIPAALQEEMQSNLETWTLHLQQRFGQQNHLKELTISHSIVTLPSVCL is encoded by the coding sequence ATGTCCACATCAGAGCTCTTTGTTTCTGCCGCTCGTAAATGTCTGTCTGCTGGTAGAAAGTCCCTCTCCATTCCTCAGAGTCTGGACTTGGCTGTTCAGGTGTCAGCTGTAGACTTGGGGTTGAAACCTGCTATTCTGTACGACAGTAATGGCGCCTGTGCGGAGCAGGTGCAGCGCTATCTGAACTCTTTACAATCACTCCAGCTTGTGTCTAAATCACTGCTCACGCTGGATTTAAATGGAAACATTCTCATTGTTAATCCAGCCACAGTTAGATCAAATTTAGAGCAGGTTCTTCATGATGGGAGCAGTGTGGCTGTGATTGATGTCTGCCACTCACAGGAGACACCCACCATTGCAGACCCGCTGAGGGGAGAGCTGAAGGGCATAATACGAGATTTACTGCTTCTTCTGGGAGGGGTGCAGCAACTCGACGATGCTGAGAGACTTCTCAGCGCCGGAGAGAAATGTGAGGAGTGGAACCTGTGCACAGTGTTTGGGCTCTTACTGGGTTACCCCGTCACTTACTGGTTTGATCACACCAAGAGTTTTGACAACTGTTTGTCTATGACTCCCCTCGTGGTGGTTACAGCTTCAGCAACATGGCAAGAAGACACCGCAGCTCACAGATGTTGTCTGTATTCATTCAGCATCCCAGCTGCTCTCCAGGAGGAGATGCAGTCCAACCTGGAAACCTGGACGCTGCATCTGCAACAGAGATTTGGGCAGCAAAACCACCTCAAGGAGCTCACAATTAGTCACTCCATAGTCACACTGCCCTCAGTTTGTTTGTGA
- the tomm6 gene encoding mitochondrial import receptor subunit TOM6 homolog: MSGSNAKKGSSSGVMEWISSACRFATDRNDFRRNLLVNLGLFAAGVWVARNLSDFDLMSPQPVT, from the exons ATGAGCGGGTCAAACGCTAAAAAGGGCTCTTCCTCTGGTGTCATGGAGTGGATTAGCTCGGCCTGTCGGTTTGCAACAGACAGAAACGACTTCAGAAG gaatCTTCTGGTCAACTTAGGCTTGTTTGCAGCTGGCGTTTGGGTTGCAAGGAATCTTTCAGATTTCGATCTGATGTCTCCTCAGCCAGTGACATAA
- the sirt4 gene encoding NAD-dependent protein lipoamidase sirtuin-4, mitochondrial isoform X1, translated as MLVSQRFPCYITVICHSIQLLLLAAVTFWCCLRHRLYTVTTAMMRLVLAPHTAPLRRASSVPAGLLNFVPACSTIDAHSLELLQDFVSRARRLFVITGAGLSTESGIPDYRSEGVGLYARTDRRPMQYAEFVRSAKSRQRYWARNFVGWPQFSSHQPNSAHKALQRWEERGKLHWLVTQNVDALHSKAGQKRLTELHGCAHRVTCLGCGAISAREELQRQFLSLNPEWRAQAGAVAPDGDVFLEDEQVLSFRVPSCEDCGGILKPEVTFFGDTVNKATVQFVHERLAESDAVLVVGSSLQVYSGYRFLLAARDRKMLVAILNIGPTRADHLAELKVSGRCGEVLSFIQPR; from the exons ATGTTAGTCTCACAAAGGTTCCCGTGTTATATCACTGTGATTTGCCATAGTATTCAACTGCTCCTTTTAGCTGCTGTCACTTTCTGGTGCTGCTTACGTCACAGACTGTACACCGTAACTACCGCT ATGATGAGATTGGTTCTTGCTCCACACACAGCACCTTTAAGGAGAGCCTCGTCAGTCCCTGCAGGTCTGCTGAATTTTGTCCCCGCCTGCAGCACCATCGATGCCCACTCACTGGAGCTTCTACAGGACTTTGTGAGCCGAGCCAGACGCCTGTTTGTCATCACCGGGGCGGGTCTGTCCACGGAGTCGGGCATCCCTGATTACCGATCGGAGGGCGTCGGGCTGTACGCACGCACTGACAGGCGACCCATGCAGTATGCAGAGTTTGTCCGCAGCGCAAAGTCCCGTCAGCGCTACTGGGCCAGAAACTTTGTCGGGTGGCCGCAGTTTTCCTCACACCAGCCGAACTCTGCACACAAGGCCCTGCAGCGGTGGGAGGAGAGGGGCAAGCTGCACTGGCTGGTTACACAGAATGTGGACGCTCTTCACTCCAAGGCAGGGCAGAAAAGACTTACAGAGCTCCACGGCTGCGCCCACAG GGTGACGTGCCTTGGCTGTGGTGCCATCTCAGCACGGGAGGAGCTGCAGAGACAATTTCTCTCTTTAAACCCAGAATGGCGAGCTCAGGCGGGCGCTGTGGCCCCGGACGGCGATGTCTTCTTGGAGGACGAGCAGGTCCTCAGTTTCAGAGTTCCCTCCTGTGAAGACTGCGGAGGGATACTGAAGCCTGAGGTCACGTTTTTTGGAGACACTGTGAACAAAGCAACTGTGCAGTTTGTGCACGAAAGGCTGGCCGAGTCAGACGCGGTGCTCGTCGTGGGGTCATCGTTACAg GTGTACTCTGGATACAGGTTTTTACTGGCAGCGAGGGATAGGAAGATGCTAGTCGCCATCCTGAACATAGGGCCCACCAGAGCAGACCACCTGGCTGAGCTCAAAGTGAGTGGCCGCTGCGGGGAAGTGCTGTCATTCATTCAGCCCCGCTGA
- the sxph gene encoding saxiphilin-like yields the protein MRGIYPVFILFFIFVCSVSAKKMRWCTVSDPEQRKCAELAKALVAVLPPATVAAFARLSCIRAFSTTDCMNRIKANRADIVTLDAGEIYSAVKQFELVAIAKEIYSDGGCILSVAVVRNSSLDLRSLQGHRSCHSGVRWTAGWSLPLGFLLSRNYLSWSKEHPLSQDVSTFFSASCIPGASAMASSLCMLCQGQRSYTRQKNYHCETSHSEPFYNNQGALRCLRRGVGDVAFVDHLALESIDESERDEFRLLCTDGTQAPLSHYRSCNLGRGPGGGMVTRLHFRKVVRKFLVTVQTLFGRQGRERRRFQVFDSSSFGENDLLFRDVTEKLAILQDDMDVSQVLGLDYIALLKGLGHEGSSLEDSVIRWCCISHAEQKKCEQWALSIKSDPLVCVRAVSMRDCIEKIKRDEVDAVSLDATHSFIAGKCGLVPVVTEYYGRKCVLAEGSAHLETDVFPSLVGLAVAKRSSRNIFLGNLGGRRSCHSNTYSPAGWLLPYRHSLSLAHNNSSPCDPNKVYNEVFWKGCLPGSEGNLCKVCIGGTGETTTRRCTENHNERYYGNMGALRCLVGDPSGKSYGDVAFLEQHSLHINILGLNSTGWAEGWLSSDFELLCPDGRRAPLSDWESCNLGVIPPNTIMTRPVLTTRVYDFLMKSQEALAVNPNTEFRLFESHQYGESDLLFKDATQCFVHTSHMDYRAILGEEFYTHVETVFNCTHSEILEFCNQDVCSIF from the exons ATGCGAGGAATTTATCCTGTTTTTATCCtctttttcatctttgtgtGCTCTGTAAGTG CTAAGAAGATGCGATGGTGCACAGTGTCAGATCCTGAACAGAGGAAGTGTGCAGAGCTAGCTAAAGCTCTGGTGGCAGTGCTGCCACCAGCCACTGTGGCAGCTTTTGCCAGACTCTCATGCATACGAGCATTCAGCACAACCGACTGCATGAATAGGATCAAG GCTAACCGTGCTGACATAGTGACTTTAGATGCAGGAGAAATTTATTCCGCTGTCAAGCAGTTTGAACTTGTTGCCATTGCTAAGGAGATCTACAGTGATG GAGGGTGTATTCTGTCTGTGGCTGTGGTGAGAAACAGCAGCTTGGACCTAAGATCCCTGCAGGGTCACAGGAGCTGTCACAGCGGGGTTCGATGGACAGCTGGCTGGAGTCTCCCACTCGGCTTCCTGCTTTCCAGAAACTACCTGAGCTGGTCAAAAGAGCATCCACTCAGTCAGG ATGTCAGCACCTTTTTCAGTGCCAGCTGTATTCCTGGTGCTTCTGCCATGGCATCTTCTCTGTGCATGCTGTGCCAGGGCCAGAGGTCTTACACACGCCAGAAGAATTACCACTGCGAAACGTCCCACAGTGAGCCCTTCTACAACAACCAGGGAGCTCTGAG ATGTCTCAGGAGGGGGGTAGGGGATGTTGCATTTGTGGACCATTTAGCACTTGAAAGTATTGACG AGAGTGAGCGTGATGAGTTCAGGTTACTGTGTACTGATGGCACTCAAGCTCCTCTCAGCCACTACAGAAGCTGTAATCTGGGTCGTGGTCCAGGAGGGGGCATGGTCACCAGACTTCATTTTCGCAAGGTTGTTCGCAAATTTCTAGTGACTGTGCAG ACATTGTTTGGTCGGCAAGGAAGAGAGAGGCGGCGCTTCCAAGTTTTTGACTCCTCATCTTTTGGAGAAAACGATCTTCTCTTCAGAGATGTGACTGAGAAACTTGCTATCCTGCAAGACGACATGGACGTCAGTCAGGTGCTGGGACTGGATTATATTGCACTCCTCAAAGGTCTTGGGCATGAAG GAAGCTCGCTGGAGGACAGTGTCATTAGGTGGTGCTGCATCAGCCACGCAGAGCAGAAGAAGTGTGAGCAGTGGGCGCTCAGTATAAAGTCTGACCCGCTGGTGTGCGTCAGAGCCGTCTCAATGCGTGACTGTATCGAGAAAATTAAG AGGGACGAGGTGGACGCTGTCTCGCTGGATGCAACTCACTCGTTCATCGCAGGGAAATGCGGTCTTGTTCCCGTTGTGACAGAATATTATG GAAGAAAGTGTGTGCTTGCTGAAGGATCAGCTCACTTGGAGACAGATG TCTTTCCCTCACTAGTGGGTTTAGCAGTTGCAAAGCGCTCCAGCAGGAACATATTCTTAGGGAATCTCGGAGGCCGTCGCTCCTGCCACAGCAACACCTACAGCCCTGCAGGCTGGCTGCTGCCATACAGACACAGCTTAAGCCTGGCGCATAACAACAGCTCCCCCTGTGATCCAAACAAAG TGTACAATGAGGTGTTTTGGAAAGGCTGTCTGCCTGGCTCTGAGGGGAATCTATGCAAGGTGTGCATTGGAGGCACAGGCGAGACTACAACAAGACGCTGCACCGAAAACCACAACGAGCGTTACTATGGAAATATGGGAGCTTTAAG GTGCCTGGTTGGAGACCCCAGTGGGAAAAGCTACGGTGACGTTGCTTTCCTTGAGCAACACAGCCTTCACATCAACATCCTCG GTTTGAACTCCACCGGCTGGGCAGAGGGATGGTTGTCGTCAGACTTCGAGTTGCTGTGTCCCGACGGTCGTCGTGCGCCGCTGTCAGACTGGGAAAGTTGTAATCTGGGAGTCATTCCACCAAACACCATCATGACACGACCAGTGCTCACAACGCGAGTGTACGACTTCCTTATGAAATCACAG GAAGCTCTGGCAGTCAACCCAAACACAGAGTTCAGGCTCTTTGAGTCTCACCAATATGGAGAAAGTGATCTGCTGTTTAAAGATGCAACACAGTGCTTTGTACACACGAGTCACATGGACTACCGCGCCATCCTCGGAGAGGAGTTCTACACTCACGTAGAAACAGTCTTTAACTGCACACACTCCG AAATCCTGGAGTTTTGTAATCAGGATGTGTGCAGCATATTTTAA